The Microbacterium paraoxydans genome includes a window with the following:
- a CDS encoding MFS transporter has protein sequence MAHEQQRTMTPQARRAIAAAYFGTLIEWYDYALYGAAAGLVIGPLFFPDVIPASASMLAFATFAVGFVVRPLGGLIISHLGDRVGRKPAMILTIVLMGIATVGIGLLPTAEAIGVAAPILLILFRFVQGFGAGAELAGALTLVAEYAPERRRGRVIGLVTSGAPGGAFLATLAFTFASMLPGDVLLGGAWRIPFLVSAVLFVLALWIRRRLEETPEYRAAVTNAEQAATKVPLAELFRRSPRELVVGFFSVCGHNVTNYVLSAFALSYLTLTVGMPRVQALVAVLVASLLTAFAPVLGGIAVDRFGAKRVVIFGSVAGIVLTYPVFLSLQSGDPVWAALGMTALGVIAVGATAASTGTFLTNLFPTRYRFTGVATARELNGALVAGPTPLIATALVAAAGGGLWFVVLFVIGACLVSLLAVVATPKRVGDLQPEDHSDSSRFAPAGRAVD, from the coding sequence ATGGCCCACGAACAGCAGCGCACCATGACCCCGCAGGCGAGGCGGGCGATCGCCGCCGCCTACTTCGGCACCCTCATCGAGTGGTATGACTACGCGCTCTACGGCGCCGCCGCCGGCCTGGTGATCGGCCCGCTCTTCTTCCCGGACGTCATCCCGGCATCCGCCTCGATGCTGGCCTTCGCGACCTTCGCCGTCGGCTTCGTGGTGCGGCCGCTCGGCGGCCTCATCATCTCCCACCTCGGGGATCGGGTCGGCCGGAAGCCGGCGATGATCCTGACCATCGTGCTCATGGGCATCGCGACCGTGGGGATCGGGCTCCTCCCGACCGCCGAGGCGATCGGGGTGGCGGCGCCGATCCTGCTGATCCTGTTCCGCTTCGTCCAGGGCTTCGGTGCCGGTGCGGAACTCGCGGGCGCGCTCACCCTCGTCGCCGAGTACGCCCCCGAGCGCCGCCGCGGCCGGGTCATCGGACTGGTCACCTCGGGCGCTCCCGGGGGCGCCTTCCTCGCGACGCTGGCCTTCACCTTCGCCTCGATGCTGCCCGGCGACGTGTTGCTGGGCGGGGCCTGGCGCATCCCGTTCCTGGTCTCCGCCGTGCTCTTCGTCCTCGCGCTGTGGATCCGTCGTCGCCTCGAGGAGACGCCCGAGTACCGGGCCGCGGTGACGAACGCCGAGCAGGCCGCGACGAAGGTGCCTCTGGCGGAGCTGTTCCGCCGCAGCCCCCGCGAGCTCGTCGTCGGCTTCTTCAGCGTGTGCGGCCACAACGTGACGAACTACGTGCTGAGCGCCTTCGCCCTCAGCTACCTCACACTGACGGTCGGGATGCCCCGGGTCCAGGCACTGGTCGCCGTGCTCGTCGCCTCGCTCCTCACCGCCTTCGCACCCGTCCTGGGCGGGATCGCGGTGGATCGCTTCGGCGCCAAGCGCGTTGTGATCTTCGGCTCTGTCGCCGGGATCGTCCTCACCTACCCGGTCTTCCTCTCGCTGCAGTCGGGCGACCCGGTGTGGGCGGCTCTCGGGATGACGGCGCTCGGCGTCATCGCGGTGGGGGCGACCGCGGCCTCCACCGGGACGTTCCTCACGAACCTCTTCCCGACGCGGTACCGCTTCACCGGCGTCGCGACGGCCAGGGAGCTGAACGGCGCCCTGGTCGCCGGACCCACCCCGCTCATCGCCACGGCGCTCGTCGCGGCCGCCGGGGGAGGCCTCTGGTTCGTGGTGCTGTTCGTCATCGGCGCCTGCCTGGTGTCGCTGCTGGCCGTCGTCGCGACGCCGAAGCGCGTCGGGGATCTGCAGCCCGAGGACCACTCCGACTCCTCCCGGTTCGCGCCGGCGGGAAGGGCCGTGGACTGA
- a CDS encoding alpha-hydroxy acid oxidase, translating into MRRRIRTFTELLSFAPPALPTEAKRVAEARCLDDLRRLAKRRVPGFVFDYVEGAAVTEQAARDNEAAFARRRFVPTVTESAAGATLTTRLLGREHAMPIGIAPIGLTALMRAAGETDGVRAAANRDVPFVLSTMGTRSIEHVAAAAPAARRWFQLYLRRDRDASLALVERAAAAGFDTLVLTVDTRVPGQRYRDDRNRLSMPPRLTLRTAVQSALRPSWTIDLLAHDAPAMANFGPRSGRVTDVVGSMFDPALSLDDVRWLRTHWSGPIVVKGVLSAVDAERFIDAGADAIWVSNHGGRQLDRAIAPIEIVGAVRAAVGDDVPILLDSGIRSGLDVVAAIACGADFVFLGRGYMYGLMAGGRVGVERALDLVAHETLSTMQLLGVRTTAELRGRGTAVLAPTG; encoded by the coding sequence TTGCGACGTCGCATCCGCACCTTCACCGAGCTGTTGAGCTTCGCTCCGCCCGCCCTTCCCACCGAGGCGAAGCGCGTCGCCGAGGCGCGCTGTCTCGACGATCTGCGACGGCTCGCGAAGCGACGGGTGCCCGGATTCGTCTTCGACTACGTCGAGGGTGCCGCGGTGACCGAGCAGGCCGCTCGAGACAACGAGGCGGCCTTCGCCCGCCGGAGGTTCGTGCCCACGGTCACCGAGAGTGCCGCGGGGGCGACGCTCACCACCCGGCTGCTGGGACGCGAGCACGCGATGCCCATCGGCATCGCCCCGATCGGCCTCACCGCCCTCATGCGTGCGGCCGGCGAGACCGACGGGGTCCGTGCGGCCGCCAACCGCGACGTGCCGTTCGTGCTCTCCACGATGGGAACGCGGAGCATCGAGCACGTCGCCGCCGCCGCACCCGCCGCGCGGCGCTGGTTCCAGCTCTACCTGCGGCGCGATCGCGATGCGTCCCTCGCGCTCGTCGAGCGGGCCGCCGCGGCAGGGTTCGACACGCTCGTGCTGACGGTCGACACCCGGGTCCCGGGGCAGCGCTATCGCGACGACCGCAACCGACTTTCGATGCCGCCGCGTCTGACGCTGCGCACCGCCGTGCAGTCGGCACTGCGTCCCTCCTGGACCATCGATCTGCTGGCCCACGACGCGCCGGCCATGGCGAACTTCGGCCCGCGTTCCGGACGCGTCACCGACGTGGTGGGCAGCATGTTCGATCCCGCGCTGTCCTTGGACGACGTGCGCTGGCTACGGACACACTGGAGCGGGCCGATCGTCGTCAAGGGCGTGCTCTCCGCCGTCGACGCCGAACGCTTCATCGACGCCGGCGCGGATGCCATCTGGGTCTCCAACCACGGCGGTCGTCAGCTCGACCGCGCGATCGCGCCCATCGAGATCGTGGGCGCCGTGCGCGCCGCCGTCGGCGACGACGTGCCGATCCTGCTCGACTCCGGCATCCGCAGCGGCCTCGACGTGGTGGCCGCGATCGCGTGCGGAGCCGACTTCGTCTTCCTCGGCCGGGGCTACATGTACGGCCTGATGGCGGGCGGCCGGGTGGGGGTCGAGAGGGCGCTCGACCTGGTGGCGCACGAGACCCTGTCGACGATGCAGCTTCTCGGCGTGCGCACGACCGCCGAGCTGCGCGGCCGGGGGACCGCCGTCCTCGCGCCGACCGGATAG
- a CDS encoding GntR family transcriptional regulator, producing MDATPSESGSTMHTHAVDSQRRAAALGEGNRVLSRTQKVYVALRDDIVRTRLAPGEVVIEPELAARFGVSKTPVREALQILVVEGLVVALPRRGYVVRPLGINEVREVLDLRLIIEPPMAASATRYGSEAFIEELSSILDAQRSGSGTAELTDAARAFHECILGAARNARAKTLMSGLFDETTRSHHLIPAIDARIHSDVENNGHQQVLEAIRTGDPRAAEEAMRRHLVELREFVLQAFLEA from the coding sequence ATGGACGCGACGCCCAGCGAATCCGGCTCGACCATGCACACGCATGCCGTCGACAGCCAGCGCCGTGCCGCGGCCCTCGGCGAGGGGAATCGGGTGCTGTCGCGTACGCAGAAGGTGTACGTGGCGCTCCGGGACGACATCGTCCGCACCCGGCTCGCCCCGGGTGAGGTCGTCATCGAACCCGAACTGGCCGCGCGGTTCGGGGTGTCGAAGACGCCGGTGCGGGAGGCTCTGCAGATCCTCGTCGTCGAGGGGCTCGTCGTCGCCCTTCCCCGACGGGGATACGTCGTCCGCCCGCTGGGTATCAACGAGGTGCGCGAGGTGCTCGACCTGCGGTTGATCATCGAACCGCCGATGGCCGCGAGTGCGACGCGCTACGGCAGCGAGGCCTTCATCGAGGAGCTCAGCTCGATCCTGGACGCGCAGCGCAGCGGCTCCGGCACGGCGGAGCTGACCGATGCGGCCCGGGCGTTCCACGAGTGCATCCTCGGTGCGGCGCGCAACGCTCGGGCGAAGACGCTCATGAGCGGCCTGTTCGACGAGACGACGCGGAGTCATCATCTGATCCCGGCGATCGATGCGCGCATCCACTCGGACGTCGAGAACAACGGTCACCAGCAGGTGCTCGAGGCGATCCGCACCGGCGATCCGCGGGCGGCCGAGGAGGCCATGCGCCGGCACCTCGTCGAGCTGCGGGAGTTCGTCCTCCAAGCTTTCCTCGAGGCCTGA
- the cydC gene encoding thiol reductant ABC exporter subunit CydC, with amino-acid sequence MNETTRSDRVREVLRLAQPPFRRFLPGLIWGVLSAAAAVSLLAVSGWLIVSASIVDSLVPLSIAVVGVRFFAVTRAVTRYLERLSGHDAALRQLATTRSDMVRRLIPLSPAGLGATDRGQVLAALVDDVENLQNLPLRVVQPLAVSGVVALGAVGFLAFVSPPAALTLAVCLLVAALAAVGLGWIFGSRAEAAVSARRAEVSAALVDYFGSLDVLLAFGAEAQARERIRVADAALRRVVGRASLAQAVAAGVVSLMAGAASVWALAVAAPGLATGAIDAPWLAVAVLVPMVVFEVFGAVPIAAASWRSVRASAERIVDVLPEQMPPELRTDAGEDVAVDGVPALTLRGATAHWPGGAAALTGVDLDLAPGERVLVSGASGAGKSSLAAALVGFLRVDGEYRIGDLDAAALSGPSLRRVVGLCEQQPQLFDEDVRQNLLFARDTATDEELLAVLDRVGLAAWVRERGGLDARVGDRGALVSGGQAQRIALARALLRGFPVLVLDEPTAGVDPEASDALLRDLLQATGEQSVLLISHVAPPAGTVDRVVRIEGGRTV; translated from the coding sequence ATGAACGAGACGACCCGCAGCGACCGGGTCCGGGAGGTGCTCCGGCTCGCGCAGCCGCCGTTCCGCCGCTTCCTCCCCGGGCTGATCTGGGGCGTGCTGTCGGCGGCCGCCGCCGTGAGCCTCCTCGCGGTGAGCGGCTGGCTGATCGTGAGCGCGTCGATCGTCGACTCCCTCGTGCCGCTGTCCATCGCGGTCGTCGGGGTGCGGTTCTTCGCCGTGACCCGAGCCGTCACGCGGTACCTCGAGCGGCTCAGCGGTCACGACGCCGCCCTCCGACAGCTCGCCACGACCCGGTCCGACATGGTGCGCCGCCTCATCCCGCTCTCGCCGGCGGGGCTCGGCGCGACGGACCGGGGCCAGGTGCTCGCGGCTCTCGTCGACGACGTGGAGAACCTGCAGAACCTCCCGCTCCGGGTCGTGCAGCCGCTCGCCGTCTCGGGCGTGGTCGCCCTCGGCGCCGTCGGCTTCCTCGCCTTCGTCTCGCCGCCGGCCGCGCTCACGCTCGCCGTCTGCCTCCTCGTCGCCGCGCTCGCCGCCGTCGGGCTCGGCTGGATCTTCGGCTCCCGTGCGGAGGCCGCGGTGTCGGCGCGTCGGGCCGAGGTGTCCGCCGCCCTCGTCGACTACTTCGGCAGCCTCGACGTGCTGCTCGCGTTCGGCGCGGAGGCGCAGGCCCGAGAGCGGATCCGTGTCGCGGATGCCGCCCTGCGTCGGGTCGTCGGTCGGGCGTCGCTGGCGCAGGCCGTCGCGGCCGGAGTGGTCTCGCTGATGGCCGGCGCCGCCTCGGTGTGGGCGCTGGCGGTGGCAGCCCCGGGCCTCGCCACGGGAGCCATCGACGCCCCGTGGCTCGCGGTCGCGGTGCTCGTGCCGATGGTCGTGTTCGAGGTGTTCGGCGCCGTGCCGATCGCGGCGGCCTCGTGGCGGAGCGTCCGCGCGAGCGCGGAGCGCATCGTGGACGTGCTGCCCGAACAGATGCCGCCGGAGCTGCGGACCGACGCGGGGGAGGACGTCGCGGTCGACGGCGTCCCCGCGCTCACGCTGCGGGGAGCCACGGCGCACTGGCCCGGAGGGGCGGCGGCGCTGACCGGGGTGGACCTCGACCTCGCGCCGGGTGAGCGGGTGCTCGTCTCCGGGGCGAGCGGGGCGGGCAAGAGCTCGCTGGCGGCTGCGCTCGTGGGCTTCCTCCGCGTGGACGGCGAATACCGGATCGGCGATCTCGACGCGGCGGCGCTGTCCGGGCCCTCGCTGCGCCGCGTCGTCGGTCTGTGCGAGCAGCAGCCGCAGCTCTTCGACGAGGACGTGCGGCAGAACCTCCTCTTCGCCAGGGACACGGCCACCGACGAAGAACTCCTCGCCGTGCTCGACCGTGTGGGACTCGCGGCGTGGGTGCGCGAGCGCGGAGGGCTCGATGCGCGGGTGGGCGACCGCGGTGCGCTGGTGTCCGGCGGCCAGGCGCAGCGGATCGCTCTGGCTCGCGCGCTGCTCCGTGGCTTCCCGGTGCTCGTGCTGGACGAGCCGACGGCGGGCGTCGACCCCGAGGCCTCGGACGCTCTCCTGCGCGACCTGCTGCAGGCGACGGGGGAGCAGTCGGTGCTGCTCATCTCGCACGTGGCGCCGCCCGCGGGGACGGTCGACCGGGTCGTGCGGATCGAGGGCGGCCGGACGGTCTGA
- the cydD gene encoding thiol reductant ABC exporter subunit CydD, with translation MAPHRGGRRGHRRARCHRDPGLAARDRPPAGSAHRRLRRRGHAGRRPDRDAAARGARRGRRTPRPGWLAQRNQTQIAVTAGHGLEALDAYFARYIPQLVLTVIATPVLVAVMWWQDWPSGLTAVITLPLIPLFLILIGIATRTVQKKQWQTLQHLAARFADTVQGLSTLRLFGRDRRAADRIEVTADEYRRETMKVLRFSFLSGFAMELLSSLAVALIAVAVGFRLLSGDLSLEVGLFVLLLAPEAFLPIRQVGVQFHAAAEGVAATEDVFDVLDAARDRDRGGMRPHDPGTDARPNPVDSSGSRVDVVPAGRELVVDGLRVRDLPPVSFVAEPGSVTLIEGPSGSGKSSLLAALRGAVDSTGTATWGGRDVAELAPSDWLAWAGQTPGLMRGTVAENVALGDAGPDLARVRRALDAACAEGIEADRVLGVQGAGLSGGQAQRVAVARALYRHDGMPERMLALDEPSSALDADTEERLWRSLRARADAGATVLLVSHRRSARDIADRIVALGVSA, from the coding sequence GTGGCTCCTCACCGAGGCGGTCGTCGGGGCCATCGCCGGGCGCGATGTCACCGTGACCCTGGTCTGGCTGCTCGGGACCGCCCTCCTGCGGGGTCTGCTCATCGCCGCCTCCGACGCCGCGGGCACGCAGGCCGCCGCCCGGACCGGGATGCAGCTGCGCGCGGCGCTCGTCGCGGCCGTCGGACGCCTCGGCCCGGGTGGCTCGCACAGCGGAATCAGACGCAGATCGCCGTCACCGCCGGTCACGGCCTGGAAGCCCTGGACGCGTACTTCGCGCGGTACATCCCGCAGCTCGTGCTCACCGTCATCGCGACGCCGGTGCTGGTCGCGGTCATGTGGTGGCAGGACTGGCCGAGCGGGCTCACCGCCGTCATCACCCTGCCGCTCATCCCGCTGTTCCTCATCCTCATCGGCATCGCGACGCGCACGGTGCAGAAGAAGCAGTGGCAGACGCTGCAGCACCTCGCCGCCCGCTTCGCCGACACGGTGCAGGGGCTGTCGACGCTGCGGCTGTTCGGCCGGGACCGTCGGGCGGCCGACCGCATCGAGGTGACCGCCGACGAGTACCGCCGCGAGACCATGAAGGTGCTGCGGTTCTCTTTCCTCTCCGGATTCGCGATGGAGCTGCTGTCGTCGCTCGCGGTCGCGCTCATCGCGGTCGCGGTCGGGTTCCGGCTGCTGTCGGGCGACCTGAGCCTGGAGGTCGGTCTCTTCGTGCTGCTGCTCGCCCCGGAGGCCTTCCTCCCGATCCGTCAGGTGGGCGTGCAGTTCCACGCGGCGGCCGAGGGCGTCGCGGCCACGGAAGACGTGTTCGACGTGCTGGATGCGGCGCGTGACCGGGACCGGGGCGGCATGCGCCCGCACGACCCCGGCACGGATGCACGACCGAACCCCGTGGACTCGTCCGGCAGCCGGGTCGACGTCGTGCCGGCGGGGCGGGAACTCGTGGTGGACGGACTCCGCGTGCGGGACCTCCCGCCGGTGTCCTTCGTCGCGGAGCCCGGGTCGGTGACCCTGATCGAGGGGCCGAGCGGCTCCGGGAAGTCGAGTCTGCTCGCCGCCCTCCGCGGGGCGGTGGACTCCACGGGCACGGCGACCTGGGGCGGACGGGACGTCGCCGAGCTCGCACCGTCCGACTGGCTCGCCTGGGCCGGGCAGACGCCGGGGCTGATGCGCGGCACGGTCGCGGAGAACGTCGCCCTCGGGGATGCCGGTCCCGACCTCGCCCGTGTACGCCGGGCGCTTGACGCCGCGTGCGCCGAGGGCATCGAGGCCGACCGTGTGCTGGGTGTGCAGGGCGCAGGGCTGTCGGGAGGACAGGCGCAGCGCGTCGCGGTGGCCAGGGCGCTGTACCGCCACGACGGAATGCCGGAGCGGATGCTCGCGCTCGATGAGCCCTCCAGCGCCCTCGACGCCGACACCGAGGAGCGGCTGTGGCGGTCGCTGCGCGCGCGAGCGGATGCCGGCGCCACCGTCCTGCTCGTCTCGCACCGCCGCTCGGCCAGGGACATCGCCGACCGGATCGTGGCGCTGGGGGTGAGCGCATGA
- the cydB gene encoding cytochrome d ubiquinol oxidase subunit II: MDLATIWFWVVAFLFVGYFVLDGFDFGVGMSLPFLGKNDVSRRQVINTIGPVWDLNETWVIVAGASLFASFPEWYATLFSGFYLPLLLILLALILRGVSFEYRHQRESRKWKQGFDRMIVIGSVVPALLWGVAFGNIVQGVAIDENHIYVGGFFSLLNPYALLVGVTTLLLFFLHGVLFVALKTDGQVHEDAQKLAKKAAIPTILVAAATVIWTVAIAMGREAPLLWLVIGAGALAAVSLIAAVGFSLVRRDGWAFFAGMLTVMFAVVMLFSALFPFVMPSTIDPAYSLTIANASSTPYTLQIMSWTALIALPLVIAYQTWTYWVFRKRVTRRSIEGAPAHA, encoded by the coding sequence ATGGATCTCGCAACGATCTGGTTCTGGGTGGTCGCCTTCCTGTTCGTCGGCTACTTCGTCCTCGACGGGTTCGACTTCGGTGTCGGCATGTCGCTGCCGTTCCTCGGCAAGAACGACGTGTCGCGCCGACAGGTCATCAACACGATCGGTCCCGTGTGGGACCTCAACGAGACGTGGGTCATCGTGGCCGGGGCCTCGCTCTTCGCCTCGTTCCCCGAGTGGTACGCCACGCTGTTCAGCGGGTTCTACCTGCCGCTGCTGCTCATCCTGCTCGCGCTCATCCTCCGCGGCGTCTCGTTCGAGTACCGCCATCAGCGGGAGAGCCGGAAGTGGAAGCAGGGCTTCGACCGGATGATCGTCATCGGCTCGGTCGTCCCGGCACTGCTCTGGGGCGTCGCCTTCGGCAACATCGTGCAGGGGGTGGCGATCGATGAGAACCACATCTACGTCGGCGGCTTCTTCTCGCTGCTCAACCCGTACGCGCTGCTGGTCGGCGTGACGACCCTGCTGCTCTTCTTCCTGCACGGCGTGCTGTTCGTCGCGCTGAAGACGGACGGCCAGGTGCACGAGGACGCGCAGAAGCTCGCGAAGAAGGCCGCCATCCCGACGATCCTCGTCGCGGCCGCGACGGTGATCTGGACGGTCGCGATCGCGATGGGCCGCGAGGCTCCGCTGCTCTGGCTCGTCATCGGAGCCGGTGCGCTCGCGGCGGTCAGCCTGATCGCGGCGGTCGGCTTCTCGCTCGTCCGCCGCGACGGGTGGGCGTTCTTCGCCGGCATGCTCACGGTCATGTTCGCCGTCGTCATGCTGTTCTCCGCCCTGTTCCCGTTCGTGATGCCGTCCACCATCGATCCGGCGTACAGTCTCACGATCGCCAACGCGTCCAGCACTCCGTATACGCTGCAGATCATGAGCTGGACCGCGCTGATCGCCCTCCCGCTGGTCATCGCGTACCAGACCTGGACCTACTGGGTGTTCCGCAAGCGCGTCACCCGCCGGTCGATCGAGGGGGCTCCGGCGCACGCGTGA
- a CDS encoding cytochrome ubiquinol oxidase subunit I, protein MEWLDPLALARWQFGLTTVYHYLFVPLTIGMALVAAIFQTAWVRTGKVQYLHLTRFFGKIFLINFAMGVVTGIVQEFQFGMNWSDYSRFVGDVFGAPLAFEGLLAFFFEATFIGLWIFGWDKLPQKIHLATIWCVSIGSILSAYFIIAANAFMQNPVGYTYNEVTNRAELTDFWALLTNPVALAAFPHTIFGALMFAAGVVISVSAWHLARGQHFDTMRVSLKFGLWAMIFSTAGVVLTGDQLGLAMYAAQPMKMAAAEATFNTVCGADASFSIFTLGTPDGSSELFSIRVPYLLSLLSTHTLDACVHGINDLNAEYAQTYASTGLTDFAPVLWITYWSFRWMIGLGMAAALVAVAGLWVTRKKATKPVAPWMWKVAIWSFPLALAANIMGWVFTEMGRQPWIVFGLMSTRDGVSPGVSGLEVLISLIAFTAIYAALAVVEVRLIVKAAQKGPDTDEQPHEETAQLPSVVY, encoded by the coding sequence ATGGAATGGCTTGATCCGCTCGCCCTGGCCCGATGGCAGTTCGGCCTGACGACCGTCTACCACTACCTCTTCGTCCCGCTGACGATCGGCATGGCGCTCGTCGCCGCCATCTTCCAGACGGCGTGGGTACGTACCGGCAAGGTGCAGTACCTGCACCTCACCCGCTTCTTCGGCAAGATCTTCCTCATCAACTTCGCGATGGGGGTCGTCACCGGCATCGTGCAGGAGTTCCAGTTCGGTATGAACTGGTCGGACTACTCCCGCTTCGTCGGCGACGTCTTCGGCGCCCCGCTCGCCTTCGAGGGCCTGCTGGCGTTCTTCTTCGAGGCGACCTTCATCGGCCTCTGGATCTTCGGCTGGGACAAGCTCCCGCAGAAGATCCACCTGGCCACCATCTGGTGCGTCTCGATCGGCAGCATCCTGTCGGCGTACTTCATCATCGCCGCCAATGCGTTCATGCAGAACCCGGTCGGCTACACGTACAACGAGGTGACCAACCGCGCCGAGCTCACCGACTTCTGGGCGCTGCTGACGAACCCCGTCGCCCTCGCCGCGTTCCCGCACACCATCTTCGGCGCGCTCATGTTCGCCGCGGGTGTCGTCATCTCGGTGTCCGCCTGGCACCTGGCCCGCGGGCAGCACTTCGACACCATGCGCGTCTCGCTGAAGTTCGGCCTCTGGGCGATGATCTTCTCCACCGCGGGCGTCGTGCTCACCGGCGACCAGCTCGGTCTGGCGATGTACGCCGCGCAGCCGATGAAGATGGCCGCCGCCGAGGCGACGTTCAACACAGTCTGCGGCGCCGATGCCTCCTTCAGCATCTTCACGCTGGGCACGCCGGACGGCAGCTCGGAGCTGTTCTCGATCCGGGTGCCGTACCTGCTGTCGCTGCTGTCGACCCACACGCTCGACGCCTGTGTGCACGGCATCAACGACCTGAACGCCGAGTACGCCCAGACCTATGCGAGCACCGGTCTCACCGACTTCGCCCCTGTTCTGTGGATCACCTACTGGTCGTTCCGCTGGATGATCGGCCTCGGCATGGCCGCCGCCCTCGTCGCCGTCGCCGGCCTCTGGGTCACCCGCAAGAAGGCCACCAAGCCGGTCGCGCCGTGGATGTGGAAGGTCGCGATCTGGTCGTTCCCGCTCGCGCTCGCCGCCAACATCATGGGCTGGGTGTTCACCGAGATGGGTCGACAGCCCTGGATCGTGTTCGGTCTGATGTCCACCCGCGACGGCGTCTCGCCCGGCGTGAGCGGACTCGAGGTCCTGATATCGCTGATCGCCTTCACCGCGATCTACGCCGCGCTGGCCGTGGTCGAGGTCCGGCTGATCGTCAAGGCCGCCCAGAAGGGGCCGGACACCGACGAACAGCCCCATGAGGAGACGGCTCAGCTGCCGTCGGTCGTGTACTGA
- a CDS encoding helix-turn-helix transcriptional regulator, producing MSNGGSVCGPISSYSRVRILHLLFEAGHSGASGELAIGDLCEATGLHPNTVREHLQRLIEGGYVIPTVEHRTTRGRPRTLYRAATGAPDASSPVARNKAKAAARRGDLLRSVLPGTGTALGKDATYQLDALVEHLEESGFEPVVDDRGLTVDLSPCPHAAGRPEDRPMLCQVHLGLMQGILAEAGGPLEAECVREAALPSECTVQLRDTAAQASNRTGVAHGMA from the coding sequence ATGTCCAACGGCGGGTCCGTCTGCGGGCCGATCTCCAGCTACTCCCGGGTGCGCATCCTGCACCTCCTCTTCGAGGCCGGGCACTCCGGTGCCTCCGGAGAACTCGCGATCGGCGACCTGTGCGAGGCCACCGGCCTGCACCCGAACACGGTGCGCGAGCACCTGCAGCGGCTCATCGAGGGCGGCTACGTCATCCCGACCGTGGAGCACCGCACCACCCGGGGGCGCCCGCGCACGCTGTACCGCGCGGCCACCGGGGCCCCGGACGCCTCCAGCCCGGTCGCACGGAACAAGGCCAAGGCCGCCGCCCGTCGCGGCGACCTGCTCCGGAGCGTCCTCCCCGGCACCGGGACCGCCCTCGGGAAGGACGCCACCTACCAGCTCGACGCGCTCGTCGAGCACCTGGAGGAGAGCGGCTTCGAGCCGGTCGTGGACGACCGCGGTCTGACCGTCGATCTGAGTCCGTGCCCGCACGCGGCCGGCCGGCCGGAGGACCGCCCGATGCTGTGCCAGGTGCATCTCGGGCTGATGCAGGGCATCCTTGCAGAAGCGGGGGGTCCGCTCGAAGCCGAGTGCGTGCGCGAGGCCGCGCTGCCCTCCGAATGCACCGTGCAGCTGCGCGACACCGCCGCGCAGGCGTCGAACAGAACGGGAGTCGCTCATGGAATGGCTTGA